GGGCGGAGGGTACGGGATCGCCAAGCGCGTTGACGTTTACAAGCGTGTCGCGGTGTTCGTCGAGCGCCTTCGCCTCGGCGCCGACCGCGAGCATCACCACCCAGGTGCCGGTGGAGACCACCGAGAAGGGCGCGGCCCGCGTCAGCAGATGCGGCAGCAGCGAGGCATTGGAATCATGAATGCCGCAATAGACCGGGGTCCCTGATGCGATGCCCGTTGCAGCACAGAGCTCCGGCCGCAGAGCACCGGCGATATCGCTCGCCTTCAACACCGGTGCGAAAAGGGGCGCCCACCCCTGGCGTTCGACCAGGGTCGAGAACGCGCCGGCCCGCGGATTCCAGAGATCGGTGTGGCAACCGAGCGAGGTCAGCTCGTTGCAAAGCGTGCCGGTCAGCCGATAGGTCCAGTATTGCGCATAGGTGAGGATCGAGGCGACCCTGTCGAAGGCGTCGGGAAATGTCTTCTGCTGCCAATGGAGTTGGGCGCCGACATTGAGCCCCATCGGCAGCCGCGCGGAACCGGTCTCGGAAAAGGGCGGCCTCACTTCATCATACTCGGCGGCGAGGCTGTCGGGGCCGGCATGTTCATAGTCAAGCACCGGAAGCGCCAGATTGCCTGATGCATCGAGCACGACGGCGGTCGCGCCATGGGTGGTGATCGAGATCGCCTCGAAGGCGTGTTCGGCATGGAGTGCTGCGAGGCTTTCGAGCAGGAAGGCCCAGAGACGTTCGACATCGAAATGCGGATAAGGACCATCGGTCAGCACCGCATTCGCCGTCTTACGGACGGCGATCTCCTCGAAACGGTCGAGATCGACTGCCGCAACCTTGGCATTGGTCTTGCCGATATCGATAACGCCAACAACCCGCATGCGATCATTCCATATGAAAGACGGTCTTGAGCGGCACCGCGACCGGTTCGTTATCGGCCTTGGTTTCCATGATATCAGCCATATGCGCCCACCATCTCTGCATGATGGGATGGGATGGCAGCTCGGCCATGCGATGGTCGTCCGTTCGCCAGAGCACGCCGAAGAGCAGATCGCTCTCCTCGTCCAGATGGATGGAGTAGTCGGAGACGCCGGCCTCCTTCAGCAGGGTGGCCAGTTCCGGCCAGATGGCATCGTGCCGCGCCTTGTATTCGGCGGCCATGCCCGGGTTCAAGCGCATGCGGAAGGCGTATTTTTCCATCAGATCCTCAATGTGCGAGACGCTGGCGGGCGCGCCGCCAGACAATGGGGAGCGCGATCACCGAGATCAGCAGCAGGCCGATGAAGATCGACATGACGATGCCCGGCACGTTGAGCAGGCCGAAACCGAAGGTCACCATACCCATGATCAGGGCGGCCAGCACGACGCCCGGGATGGTGCCGGAGCCACCGAGAATGTTGACGCCGCCAAGCACCACCATCGTTACCACCTCCAGCTCCCAGCCGAGCGCGATCGACGGGCGCGTCGAGCCGAGGCGCGAGGTCAGGCAGATCGAGGCGAGCCCGGCCATCAACCCGGTGAAAAGAAACAGGATGAACTTGATGCGCGCAACGCGGATGCCGGAGAAGAGCGCTGCCGTCTGGTTGTTGCCGATGGCATAGACCGCACGGCCGAAATTGGTCTTGTGCAGGACGACGCCATAGACGACCGCAAGGGCAACGAAGAGCGTGAACTCGAAGGAGAACACCCACCAGACATAACCCTGGCCGAACCAGGAGAAGCTGTCGGGATAACCGGTGAAAGCCTGGTCGCCGAGAATGATGAAGGAGAGCCCGCGGAAAAGGCTCATGGTGCCGATCGTCACCACGATCGACGGCAGCCCGAGACCGGTAATCAACAAGCCGTTGATCGCCCCGCAAATGAGCCCGACGGAGAGGCCGATCAGCACCAGCGCCGGCGTGTCGAAGCCGAGTTGCACGGCATAGCCCATCGCCGTCGAGGCGAGCGCGATGATCGAGGCCACCGACAGATCGATCTCGCCGGAAATGATCACCAGCGCCATGGCGAAGGCGATCATCGCCTTTTCGGTGAAGTTGAAGGTCGCGTCCGAAAGGTTCCACGGGTCGAGGAAGTAGGGCGAGGCCAGCGAGTTGCCGAGAAAGATGAGGCAGGCAACGACGAGCAGCAGGCTTTCCCAGCTCTTCAGCAACCGCGCGCCTCGGCCTTCCAGCCGGTCGGGAATATGGCGTGGGGTAAGGTGGGTCTCGGCCATCAGACAGCCTCCGCCTTTCTCAAGATGACGCGGCCCTTGCGCCGCTCGGCGCGGGCGTTGACGGCAACAGCGACAATGATAACCAAGCCCGAAATCGCCAATTGGGCGAAGGGCGAGATATTGACGACCGGCAAGGCGTTCTTGATCACGCCAAGGAACAGCGCACCGAGCACCGCGCCTGCTACCGTGCCGATGCCGCCGGCGATCGATATGCCGCCGATGACGCAGGCTGCGATGATGTCGAGTTCGAAGCCGGCGGCGATGTCGACATAGGCGACGGCATAACGCGACACCCAAAGATAACCCGAGAGCCCGGCGAGCGCGCCCGAAAGGCAATAGGCGAAGAAGCGGGTGCGGCCGACATCGATGCCGGTGTAGACCGCCGCATGCGGATTGCCGCCGACCGCATAGAAGGCGCGTCCGAGGGCCGTGCGGCTCATCAACAGGAAGACGAGCGCGATCATCACCAGCGAGAGCCAGGAGAGAACCGGGAAACCAAGGAGTTCGTCGCGCGGCAAGGCCTTGAAGGCGTCGCTCATCTGGTGGGCGTTGATCCACTTGCCGCCGCTCAGGAGAAAGATCATGCCGCGATAGATGGTGAGTGTGCCGAGGGTTACGACGATCGGCGGAATGTCGAGCTTCCAGACGAGTGCGCCGTTGATCATGCCGAGCAGCGTGCCGAGCGCGACCGCCGCAAGGATGATCAGCGGGATCGGCAGGCCCGGAAAGGCGGCGTTCAGCATTGCCGCCACCATGCCCGAGAGCGCGAGGTTGGCGGCCATCGAAAGATCGATGCAGCGTGTCAGGATCACCGCCATCTGGCCAAGCGCCAGAATGATCAGGATCGACGTGTCGTTATAGACGCGTGCGAGGTTCGCCGGCACGACGAAGGGCGGGAAACGCCAGGTGATCAGCGCCAGCAGCACGGCGATCGCGCCGACCAGCAACAGTTCGCGGTTCCTGAGGATGTTTGCCATCACGCGGCCTCCTGAATGCCGGCAGCGGCACGCACCAGCTTTTCCGCCGTCAGATCCGCGCGCTCGAAGCGCCCGGCGATCCGCCCCTCGCGCATGACGATGACCCGATCAGACATGCCCATGATCTCCGGGATTTCCGAGGAGACCATGATGACGCTGAGGCCCTGCGCCGCCAGTTCGCTCATGAAGGCGTGGACCGCTGCCTTGGAGCCGATGTCGATGCCCTTGGTCGGCTCGTCGAGGATGATCACCTTCGGCTTCGTCGCCAGCCACTTGGCGATGACGACCTTCTGCTGGTTACCGCCCGAAAGCGTGCCGACGTCCTGATCGAGCGAGGCGGCGCGAAGGTCGAGGCGCGCGGTGTATTCGCGGGCGAGCGCGAACTCGTTGGCGAGTTGCAGAAAGCCTGAGCGCGAGGTGCGCGACAGCGAGGGCAAGGTGACGTTCTGGAAGATCGGCAGGCCGATGATCGCACCCTGGCGGCCGCGCTCTTCCGGCACATAGACGATACCAGCCCGGATCGCTTCAGACGGGCTGCGGATCACCAGCACCTCGCCATCGAGCCGGACGGCGCCGGCCGATGGCCGGGTGACGCCGATCAGCGACTGCATGAATTCGGAACGGCCAGCGCCGACGAGGCCGTAGAAGCCAAGGATCTCGCCACGACGCAGCTCGAAATTGATGTCCTCGAACTCGGTCGGATGGCGATAGCCCGAAACGGTAAGCACCGGTTCGCCGATCGCTACGTCCTTCTTCGGGTAGACCGAGCCGACGGCGCGGCCGACCATGAGGCGCACCAGTTCGTCCTGGCTGACATCGGCGATCAGCCCTTCATCGACCATCGTTCCGTCGCGAAACACCGTGTAGCGGTCGGCGATGCGGAAGATCTCATCGAACTTGTGGCTGATGAACAGGATCGCCTTGCCGTCTGCCTTCAGCCGTTCGACGAGGGCATAGAGTTCGTGGATTTCCTTGTGCGACAGGGCGGCCGTCGGCTCGTCCATGATCACCACCTGCGCATCGATCGACAGCGCGCGGGCGATCGCGACCAGATGTTTCTTGGCGATGCCGAGATCGCGTAGGCGGATGGTCGGATCGAGATCGGCGCCGGCGCGCGCAAGCAGCGCGCGTGCATCGGCATTGAGCTTCTTCCAGTCGATCAGCCCGAAGCGATTGCGCGGAGCGTGGCCGAGAAAGATGTTCTCGGCGACCGAGAGCTCGTCGAAGAGGACGGTTTCCTGGTGGATCGCGGTGACGCCGGCGCGGGCGGCCGCAAGCGCCGTCGGGAAATGAACCTCCTGGTCACTGACGGAGATCGTGCCCTCGTCCGGCTGGTAGATTCCGGTCAGGATCTTCACCAGCGTCGACTTTCCGGCACCGTTTTCGCCGATCAGCGCGGTCACCGATCCCGGATAGAGCGCCAGCGAAACATCGGAGAGCGCCTTCACGCCGGGAAAGGACTTCGAAATCCCCTCGAGCGCAATGGCGGGCTTCATCCGCGATGTGAGCGTATCCTGCAGCAAGAGACAGTCCACCATTCAGTCGTTTCGATTATGCAAAGCTTGTCGAGGCGACGGTTACGCCGCGCGAGGTTGCCCCTCACCCTGCCCTCTCTCCGCGAACGGAGACAGGGAACGAGTATGCCGCACGCCTCCCACGTCGTCGGGAAGGGGGCAAACCGTTGCCGCTTGTCCCTTCTCCCCGTCGAACGGGGAGAAGGTGCCGGCAGCTGGATGAGGGGCTTTCGCCGGATCAGAAGATCTTGGCGAATTCCTCGACATTCTTGGCATCGTAGACGAACGGGTCGGCCATCGCGCCTTCGTTGTTGTCGTCGAGCTTGACGGCCCCCATGCGGCCCATCTTCAGTTCAGCACCGGGCTTCGCTTCGGCACCGTTGATCAGGTCGTAGGCAATCATCGTTGCGGAGTAGCCGAGATCGATCGGGTTCCAGATCGCGAAGGACTTGGAGGCGCCCGACTTCACGTGGCCTGCCATTTCCGAGGGAAGGCCGAGACCGGTGACGTTGATCTGGCCGATCTTGCCGGCGTCGGTGACGGCCTGGGCGGCTGCGACAATGCCGACAGAGGTCGGCGCGATGATCGCCTTCAGGTTCGGATAGGACTGAATGAGGCCTTGCGTTTCGCGGTAGGACTTGTCGGCGAGGTCGTCGCCGTAGACGGTCGCGACGACATTGATGCCCTTGTAGTTGCCCTCAACCTTCTTCATCTCGGCGATCCAGGTGTTCTGGTTGGTCGAGGTCGCCGTTGCCGACAGCACCGCAACGTCGCCGCCTTCAGGCAGGTTGTCGGCGGCGAGCTTGATAATCATGTTGCCGATCAGCGGGCTCGACGACGGGTTGAGGTGCATCAGGCGGCCATCCTTGGCGACGCCCGAGTCCCAGGAGATGACCTTGATGCCGCGATCCATCGCCTTCTTCAGCGCCGGAACGAGGGCGTCGGTGTCGTTGGCGGAAACGGCGATGGCATCAACCTTTTGAGCGATCAGCGAGTTGATCACCTCGATCTGGCCTTCGGCGGTCGTCGTCGTCGGGCCGGTATAGATCACCTCGACGTCGCCCAGCTCCTTGGCGGCTTCCTGCGCGCC
The nucleotide sequence above comes from Ensifer sp. PDNC004. Encoded proteins:
- a CDS encoding ABC transporter permease translates to MMANILRNRELLLVGAIAVLLALITWRFPPFVVPANLARVYNDTSILIILALGQMAVILTRCIDLSMAANLALSGMVAAMLNAAFPGLPIPLIILAAVALGTLLGMINGALVWKLDIPPIVVTLGTLTIYRGMIFLLSGGKWINAHQMSDAFKALPRDELLGFPVLSWLSLVMIALVFLLMSRTALGRAFYAVGGNPHAAVYTGIDVGRTRFFAYCLSGALAGLSGYLWVSRYAVAYVDIAAGFELDIIAACVIGGISIAGGIGTVAGAVLGALFLGVIKNALPVVNISPFAQLAISGLVIIVAVAVNARAERRKGRVILRKAEAV
- the rhaS gene encoding rhamnose ABC transporter substrate-binding protein, which translates into the protein MKILKSLMVTAAVSLALMANAAHAENKKIALVVKALGIGFFEAANKGAQEAAKELGDVEVIYTGPTTTTAEGQIEVINSLIAQKVDAIAVSANDTDALVPALKKAMDRGIKVISWDSGVAKDGRLMHLNPSSSPLIGNMIIKLAADNLPEGGDVAVLSATATSTNQNTWIAEMKKVEGNYKGINVVATVYGDDLADKSYRETQGLIQSYPNLKAIIAPTSVGIVAAAQAVTDAGKIGQINVTGLGLPSEMAGHVKSGASKSFAIWNPIDLGYSATMIAYDLINGAEAKPGAELKMGRMGAVKLDDNNEGAMADPFVYDAKNVEEFAKIF
- a CDS encoding sugar ABC transporter ATP-binding protein, with product MKPAIALEGISKSFPGVKALSDVSLALYPGSVTALIGENGAGKSTLVKILTGIYQPDEGTISVSDQEVHFPTALAAARAGVTAIHQETVLFDELSVAENIFLGHAPRNRFGLIDWKKLNADARALLARAGADLDPTIRLRDLGIAKKHLVAIARALSIDAQVVIMDEPTAALSHKEIHELYALVERLKADGKAILFISHKFDEIFRIADRYTVFRDGTMVDEGLIADVSQDELVRLMVGRAVGSVYPKKDVAIGEPVLTVSGYRHPTEFEDINFELRRGEILGFYGLVGAGRSEFMQSLIGVTRPSAGAVRLDGEVLVIRSPSEAIRAGIVYVPEERGRQGAIIGLPIFQNVTLPSLSRTSRSGFLQLANEFALAREYTARLDLRAASLDQDVGTLSGGNQQKVVIAKWLATKPKVIILDEPTKGIDIGSKAAVHAFMSELAAQGLSVIMVSSEIPEIMGMSDRVIVMREGRIAGRFERADLTAEKLVRAAAGIQEAA
- a CDS encoding FGGY-family carbohydrate kinase — encoded protein: MRVVGVIDIGKTNAKVAAVDLDRFEEIAVRKTANAVLTDGPYPHFDVERLWAFLLESLAALHAEHAFEAISITTHGATAVVLDASGNLALPVLDYEHAGPDSLAAEYDEVRPPFSETGSARLPMGLNVGAQLHWQQKTFPDAFDRVASILTYAQYWTYRLTGTLCNELTSLGCHTDLWNPRAGAFSTLVERQGWAPLFAPVLKASDIAGALRPELCAATGIASGTPVYCGIHDSNASLLPHLLTRAAPFSVVSTGTWVVMLAVGAEAKALDEHRDTLVNVNALGDPVPSARFMGGRAFQLLLGEGAVPVSPETEEAVATTGHMLLPSIPEGSGPFPAAKAIWTTDEEELDPAERFVVVSFHLALMTATCLDLIGARGDIVVEGPFASNGTYLRMLAAATGRPVFADPNNITGTSLGAACLVKGSAVRSGVTPLAGEIKKSFAAYAQAWQKATQDHVGKEKRP
- a CDS encoding ABC transporter permease, with product MAETHLTPRHIPDRLEGRGARLLKSWESLLLVVACLIFLGNSLASPYFLDPWNLSDATFNFTEKAMIAFAMALVIISGEIDLSVASIIALASTAMGYAVQLGFDTPALVLIGLSVGLICGAINGLLITGLGLPSIVVTIGTMSLFRGLSFIILGDQAFTGYPDSFSWFGQGYVWWVFSFEFTLFVALAVVYGVVLHKTNFGRAVYAIGNNQTAALFSGIRVARIKFILFLFTGLMAGLASICLTSRLGSTRPSIALGWELEVVTMVVLGGVNILGGSGTIPGVVLAALIMGMVTFGFGLLNVPGIVMSIFIGLLLISVIALPIVWRRARQRLAH
- the rhaM gene encoding L-rhamnose mutarotase, translating into MEKYAFRMRLNPGMAAEYKARHDAIWPELATLLKEAGVSDYSIHLDEESDLLFGVLWRTDDHRMAELPSHPIMQRWWAHMADIMETKADNEPVAVPLKTVFHME